A stretch of the Notamacropus eugenii isolate mMacEug1 chromosome 2, mMacEug1.pri_v2, whole genome shotgun sequence genome encodes the following:
- the LOC140529211 gene encoding left-right determination factor 1-like, which translates to MRFQALTWAMWALLLVSIRAMQMEEKIQESLLRQLHLNEIPFLGKADVEHLVIPDHVRTQYVSLMKHSSREPSPRGKRHSQTIAEIMGRFFSDASNQRLVFSMKDRLSPSRELVQAVLRLFQKPSLKGVLRRQPKRFPFHSYASVTIYWVQVREDGANRTYLIDSRQVSIHESGWITFDVSQAVNYWQQEGKENQPLVLEVSIHRENIGPMSSDAHKFIHFFSQNPADGELHAPQLQLHTLDMEEYGAQGNCDPDIPLTQATRCCRRETYINLQDLKWTENWILDPPGFKAYDCVGSCQQLKMEHLNFRWPFSAQRKCHVTSTAPLPLIVAVKEGDKIVTKVVNLHNMKVTQCSCSSEGMPVMKKLKP; encoded by the exons ATGAGGTTCCAAGCACTGACCTGGGCAATGTGGGCACTGCTCCTTGTCAGCATCAGAGCCATGCAGATGGAGGAGAAGATCCAGGAGAGCCTGCTGAGGCAGCTGCACCTCAATGAGATCCCCTTCCTGGGAAAGGCAGATGTGGAGCACCTGGTCATTCCGGATCACGTGAGGACCCAATACGTGTCGCTGATGAAGCACAGCTCTAGGGAACCTTCACCTCGGGGAAAGAGGCACAGCCAGACCATCGCAG AAATCATGGGCAGATTCTTCTCTGATGCCTCCAACCAGCGGCTGGTCTTCAGCATGAAGGACCGGCTTTCCCCCAGCAGGGAGCTGGTCCAGGCTGTACTGAGGCTCTTCCAGAAGCCATCCCTGAAAGGAGTGCTCAGGAGACAGCCTAAGAGGTTCCCCTTCCACTCCTATGCCAGCGTGACCATCTACTGGGTGCAGGTCAGAGAAGATGGCGCCAACCGGACATACTTGATCGATTCCAG ACAAGTATCGATTCATGAAAGCGGCTGGATAACCTTTGATGTGAGCCAAGCTGTGAATTACTGGCAGCAAGAGGGCAAGGAGAACCAGCCCCTGGTCCTGGAGGTCTCTATCCACAGGGAGAACATAGGCCCAATGTCTTCCGATGCACACAAATTCATCCACTTCTTCTCCCAGAATCCTGCTGATGGAGAGTTACATGCTCCCCAGCTGCAGCTGCACACACTGGATATGGAGGAATATGG TGCTCAGGGCAACTGCGACCCTGACATCCCATTGACGCAGGCCACCAGATGCTGCCGGCGTGAGACATATATTAACCTTCAGGATCTCAAGTGGACTGAGAACTGGATCTTGGACCCACCTGGCTTCAAAGCCTATGACTGTGTGGGGAGCTGCCAGCAACTGAAGATGGAACACCTGAACTTCAGGTGGCCTTTCTCtgcacaaaggaaatgccatgTCACAAGTACTGCCCCTCTACCTCTGATTGTTGCTGTTAAGGAAGGAGACAAGATTGTGACCAAGGTGGTCAACCTTCACAACATGAAAGTGACACAGTGTAGCTGTTCCTCAGAAGGAATGCCtgtcatgaagaaactgaaaccataG